Proteins co-encoded in one Stenotrophomonas maltophilia genomic window:
- a CDS encoding SRPBCC family protein, whose product MTRIIEFLIALGIVAGLFVIIGVCLPGERHITESIETNRKMTIVYDTVSSLRRFKDWNPLVLRDPAVELKLSGPASGKGATLDFTSKDLGTGSWKITDAEENKRVAIAIEDATKGHDKVTTFTLEPTGKGGRNVKITQDYSVKYGFDLFGRYAGLYVSRQIGDDIKMGLSRMANMLATVPNVDYRTPEAPLTDLAIVEVPAEDLLVVNAGNVDRGQDTITKSIKDNQEWIKRVMEANGLEAAGPFRIITTDFGQEKYAFDIAQPVKKKGAEGATAEALTVKIDGGAPVKYLHVAPHRSAHAAYTGHMAGLDVARNGLRAWAVTSGNEVIDRPYESWKDGIDKSFTPEGTYDIYWAVK is encoded by the coding sequence ATGACCCGTATTATCGAGTTCCTGATCGCCTTGGGGATCGTGGCTGGCCTGTTCGTCATCATTGGCGTGTGTCTGCCGGGCGAGCGTCACATCACCGAAAGCATCGAGACCAACCGCAAGATGACGATCGTGTACGACACGGTCAGCAGCCTGCGCCGCTTCAAGGACTGGAACCCGCTGGTACTGCGCGATCCCGCCGTTGAACTGAAGCTGTCCGGCCCGGCCTCCGGCAAGGGCGCCACCCTCGACTTCACCTCCAAGGACCTGGGCACCGGTTCCTGGAAGATCACCGACGCCGAAGAGAACAAGCGCGTTGCGATCGCCATCGAAGACGCCACCAAGGGTCACGACAAGGTCACCACCTTCACGCTGGAGCCGACCGGCAAGGGTGGCCGTAACGTCAAGATCACCCAGGACTACTCGGTGAAGTACGGTTTCGACCTGTTCGGCCGTTATGCCGGCCTGTATGTCAGCCGCCAGATCGGCGACGACATCAAGATGGGTCTGTCGCGCATGGCCAACATGCTCGCCACCGTCCCGAACGTCGACTACCGCACCCCGGAAGCGCCGCTGACCGATCTGGCCATTGTTGAAGTGCCGGCCGAGGATCTGCTGGTGGTCAACGCCGGTAACGTCGATCGTGGCCAGGACACCATCACCAAGTCCATCAAGGACAACCAGGAGTGGATCAAGCGCGTGATGGAGGCCAATGGCCTTGAAGCCGCTGGCCCGTTCCGCATCATCACCACCGACTTCGGTCAGGAGAAGTACGCCTTCGACATCGCCCAGCCGGTGAAGAAGAAGGGTGCTGAGGGTGCCACCGCTGAAGCCCTGACCGTCAAGATCGACGGCGGCGCTCCGGTCAAGTACCTGCACGTGGCTCCGCACCGTTCGGCGCATGCGGCCTACACCGGCCACATGGCAGGTCTGGACGTGGCCCGCAATGGCCTGCGTGCCTGGGCCGTGACCTCGGGCAACGAAGTCATCGACCGTCCGTATGAATCCTGGAAGGACGGCATCGACAAGTCGTTCACCCCGGAAGGTACCTACGACATCTACTGGGCCGTCAAGTAA
- a CDS encoding response regulator, whose amino-acid sequence MIRVCLVDDQTLVRQGIRSLLALDDGIEVVAEAGDGRQAVELIPQVRPDVVLMDMRMPAMSGLEALQVLSRQEQLPPTIILTTFDDDQLVLAGLKAGAKGYLLKDVTLEQLVGAIRTVADGGSLVQPAVTQRLLSGLEHMRNEFVSLDRPDPLTDRETEILRLMASGFSNKEIANSLGVAEGTIKNHVSNILSKLGVRDRTRAVLKAFELQLV is encoded by the coding sequence ATGATTCGCGTCTGCCTGGTCGACGACCAAACCCTGGTGCGGCAGGGAATCCGCTCCCTGCTGGCGCTCGACGACGGCATCGAAGTGGTGGCCGAGGCCGGCGACGGCCGGCAGGCGGTCGAGCTGATACCGCAGGTGCGCCCGGACGTGGTGCTGATGGACATGCGCATGCCGGCGATGTCCGGTCTGGAAGCGCTGCAGGTGCTGTCGCGGCAGGAACAGCTGCCGCCGACCATCATCCTCACCACCTTCGACGATGACCAGCTGGTGCTGGCCGGGCTCAAGGCCGGTGCGAAGGGCTACCTGCTCAAGGACGTCACCCTGGAGCAGCTGGTCGGTGCCATCCGCACCGTGGCCGACGGCGGCTCGCTGGTGCAGCCGGCGGTGACCCAGCGCCTGCTGTCCGGGCTGGAGCACATGCGCAACGAATTCGTCAGCCTGGACCGCCCCGATCCGTTGACCGACCGCGAGACCGAGATCCTGCGCCTGATGGCCAGCGGCTTCTCCAACAAGGAGATCGCCAACTCGCTGGGCGTGGCCGAGGGCACCATCAAGAACCACGTGTCCAACATCCTTTCCAAGCTGGGCGTGCGCGACCGGACCCGTGCCGTGCTGAAGGCGTTCGAACTTCAGCTGGTCTGA
- a CDS encoding DUF423 domain-containing protein has product MFNLERRARKPSLLACLGALLAAASIGLSAYASHGVADPLAQQHLNMAALYAFAHGAVLVALGPRAQGAIAHLALYVLLLGVLLFSGSLVGGALWQWPTRMAPIGGTSMMAGWVLLAINALRR; this is encoded by the coding sequence ATGTTCAATCTGGAACGCCGCGCACGTAAGCCCTCCCTGCTGGCCTGCCTGGGCGCGCTGTTGGCCGCGGCCTCGATCGGCCTGTCTGCCTATGCCTCGCATGGCGTGGCCGATCCGCTGGCGCAGCAGCATCTGAACATGGCAGCGCTGTATGCGTTCGCGCATGGTGCGGTGCTGGTGGCGCTCGGGCCGCGCGCACAGGGGGCGATCGCACACCTGGCGCTGTATGTGCTGCTGCTGGGCGTGCTGCTGTTCTCCGGCAGCCTGGTCGGTGGTGCGTTGTGGCAGTGGCCGACGCGGATGGCGCCGATCGGCGGCACCAGCATGATGGCCGGATGGGTATTGCTGGCGATCAATGCGTTGCGTCGTTGA
- a CDS encoding PH domain-containing protein — MNGSDPKRFDVAESSPFRVLWVVLPLMLAFAISVYAQLHTVRANAPWMEVTLSPPWFRMGGSAAWSLVVIAALGIGLGLAFFRRRVEFDGSVLDVRSTMYRRRVPVAQLKLDRAEVVDLGRDRRYAIRFKTNGYSMPGFHSGHFRLQGGGKGFALVTDRSRVLVLPVRDGSTLLLSLERPQALLDALRKVAVTVPRQ; from the coding sequence ATGAACGGCAGCGACCCGAAGCGCTTCGACGTGGCGGAGAGCTCGCCCTTCCGCGTGCTGTGGGTGGTCCTGCCGCTAATGCTGGCCTTTGCCATCAGCGTCTACGCACAGTTGCACACGGTGCGTGCCAACGCGCCGTGGATGGAGGTGACCCTGTCACCGCCGTGGTTCCGGATGGGCGGCAGCGCGGCATGGAGCCTGGTGGTGATCGCCGCGCTCGGCATCGGGCTGGGCCTGGCCTTCTTCCGGCGCCGGGTGGAGTTCGATGGCAGCGTGCTGGACGTCCGTTCAACGATGTACCGGCGTCGCGTGCCGGTGGCGCAGCTGAAGCTGGACCGCGCCGAAGTGGTCGATCTCGGCCGTGACCGGCGCTACGCCATCCGCTTCAAGACCAACGGCTATTCGATGCCGGGGTTCCATTCCGGCCATTTCCGCCTGCAGGGCGGCGGCAAGGGCTTTGCCCTGGTGACCGACCGCAGCCGCGTGCTGGTGCTGCCGGTGCGCGATGGCAGCACGCTGCTGCTCAGCCTGGAACGGCCGCAGGCGCTGCTGGACGCCCTGCGCAAGGTGGCCGTGACCGTGCCACGGCAGTAA
- a CDS encoding M15 family metallopeptidase, which translates to MQRRPPLLINTEAIEAWPAGLLRARSNLDARLLARAHWVLRRKRDGRYLAAVLVHGVHAMVPRLAREPGVEEALSLLDAPLARPFAATLEEQWLALAGLQQRLQQLGLDPQRYADDSGLPLEPEPCLLHLAGHDRFGRPLWLRRGAAQGWRRMRVHAAREGVALDAISGFRSHAYQLGIFERKRARGLSVADILKVNAAPGFSEHHSGHALDIGTPGDAPAEESFEATDAFAWLQAHAGEHGFQLSYPRDNPHGIVYEPWHWCWKPANG; encoded by the coding sequence ATGCAACGACGCCCGCCCCTGCTGATCAATACCGAGGCCATCGAAGCATGGCCGGCCGGCCTGCTGCGCGCGCGCAGCAACCTCGATGCGCGCCTGCTGGCGCGGGCGCACTGGGTACTGCGGCGCAAGCGCGATGGCCGCTACCTGGCAGCCGTGCTGGTGCACGGGGTACATGCCATGGTGCCGCGGCTGGCGCGCGAGCCGGGCGTGGAGGAAGCGCTGTCACTGCTGGATGCGCCGCTGGCACGGCCGTTCGCCGCGACGCTGGAAGAACAGTGGCTGGCGCTGGCCGGTCTGCAGCAGCGCCTGCAGCAGCTCGGCCTGGACCCGCAGCGTTACGCCGACGACAGTGGCCTGCCGCTGGAACCTGAGCCCTGCCTGCTGCATCTGGCCGGCCACGACCGGTTCGGCCGCCCGCTGTGGCTGCGCCGTGGCGCGGCACAAGGCTGGCGACGGATGCGCGTGCATGCCGCGCGGGAGGGCGTTGCGCTGGATGCCATTTCCGGTTTCCGCAGCCACGCCTATCAGCTGGGCATCTTCGAACGAAAGCGCGCTCGCGGGCTGAGCGTGGCCGACATCCTGAAGGTCAATGCGGCACCGGGCTTCAGCGAGCACCACAGCGGCCATGCACTGGATATCGGCACGCCCGGGGACGCGCCCGCCGAGGAATCGTTCGAAGCGACCGACGCATTCGCCTGGCTGCAGGCCCATGCCGGTGAACACGGCTTCCAGCTGAGCTACCCGCGCGATAACCCGCACGGCATCGTCTACGAGCCGTGGCACTGGTGCTGGAAGCCGGCCAACGGCTGA
- the minE gene encoding cell division topological specificity factor MinE — protein MGLFDFLKAKKTTAETAKNRLQIIIAQERSHRGGPDYLPLLQRELLEVIKKYVNIDVDAVKVDLVKDGQHDVLDISVALPEGPEKP, from the coding sequence ATGGGCCTGTTCGATTTCCTCAAAGCGAAGAAGACCACCGCCGAAACCGCGAAGAACCGCCTGCAGATCATCATCGCGCAGGAACGCAGCCACCGCGGTGGCCCGGACTACCTGCCGCTGCTGCAGCGTGAGCTGCTGGAAGTGATCAAGAAGTACGTGAACATCGACGTCGATGCGGTGAAGGTCGACCTGGTGAAGGATGGCCAGCACGATGTGCTGGACATCTCCGTGGCGCTGCCCGAAGGCCCGGAAAAGCCCTGA
- a CDS encoding DUF819 domain-containing protein has translation MARLYKSTCMIQNDIVVFGLIAATLGAVFWTASREQGLWKRFYTFVPALLLCYLIPGIYNTVGLIDGQNTKLYNPIARDILLPAALILLTLAVDIKGILRLGPKLVLMYLGASASIMLGAVVAFLLMRAVHPETVAGDTWAGMAALAGSWIGGGANMLAMREVFDVNATTFGQFAVVDVGVGYVWMAALIFLAGRAAKIDARSGADTSAIDELKERIARFQAEHERIPSLTDLMLIVAVAFGGVGLAHAIGAPLAAWFKLNVSWAAQFSLDAPFVWVVVLSTTLGLGLSFTRARTLEGAGASRLGSLLLYFLIACIGMQMDLLALLDRPWLFLLGIIWISVHIALLWCLGKLLKVPFFYFAIGSQSNIGGPASAPVVAAAFHPALAPVGVLLGTMGYATGTYLAYIVGITLRALAGQG, from the coding sequence ATGGCTCGGCTCTACAAGAGCACCTGCATGATCCAGAACGACATCGTCGTCTTCGGTTTGATCGCCGCCACCCTCGGTGCCGTGTTCTGGACCGCCTCGCGCGAGCAGGGCCTGTGGAAACGCTTCTACACCTTCGTGCCGGCGCTGCTGCTGTGCTACCTGATTCCCGGCATCTACAACACCGTCGGCCTGATCGACGGGCAGAACACCAAGCTCTACAACCCGATCGCGCGCGACATCCTGCTGCCGGCGGCGCTGATCCTGCTCACCCTGGCGGTGGACATCAAGGGCATCCTGCGGCTCGGCCCGAAGCTGGTGCTGATGTACCTGGGCGCGTCGGCCAGCATCATGCTCGGCGCGGTGGTGGCCTTCCTGCTGATGCGCGCGGTGCATCCGGAAACCGTGGCCGGTGACACCTGGGCCGGCATGGCCGCGTTGGCGGGCAGCTGGATCGGTGGCGGCGCCAACATGCTGGCCATGCGTGAAGTGTTCGACGTCAACGCGACCACGTTCGGCCAGTTCGCGGTGGTCGACGTGGGTGTCGGTTACGTGTGGATGGCCGCGCTGATCTTCCTGGCAGGTCGTGCCGCGAAGATCGATGCACGCAGTGGCGCCGATACCTCGGCCATCGACGAGCTGAAGGAGCGCATCGCGCGCTTCCAGGCCGAGCACGAGCGCATTCCCAGCCTCACCGACCTGATGCTGATCGTGGCGGTGGCCTTCGGCGGCGTCGGCCTGGCCCACGCCATCGGCGCGCCGCTGGCGGCCTGGTTCAAGCTCAACGTCAGCTGGGCGGCGCAGTTCAGCCTGGACGCACCGTTCGTGTGGGTGGTGGTGTTGTCCACCACGCTGGGCCTGGGCCTGAGCTTCACCCGCGCACGCACCCTGGAGGGCGCCGGCGCTTCGCGGCTCGGCTCGCTGCTGCTCTACTTCCTGATCGCCTGCATCGGCATGCAGATGGACCTGCTGGCGCTGCTGGACCGGCCGTGGCTGTTCCTGCTGGGCATCATCTGGATCAGCGTGCACATCGCGCTGCTGTGGTGCCTGGGCAAGCTGCTGAAGGTGCCGTTCTTCTACTTCGCCATCGGTTCGCAGTCGAACATCGGTGGCCCGGCCTCGGCACCGGTGGTGGCCGCCGCGTTCCATCCGGCGCTGGCGCCGGTCGGCGTGCTGCTGGGTACGATGGGCTATGCCACCGGCACCTACCTGGCCTACATCGTCGGCATCACCCTGCGCGCGCTGGCCGGGCAGGGGTGA
- a CDS encoding GNAT family N-acetyltransferase, which translates to MSIVIRDVREHELDSVLALNNNAGLAILPLDAARLRLFYETAEYFRVAERDGNLAGFLIGFGSDSQHDSSNFAWFKQQLDTPFFYIDRIVVASRRRGGGVGRAFYADAQSFAELRYPQMTCEVFLDHGADAALLFHGSFGFRELGQNTMPQVDVRASMLAKELCSYPWVQETYGGKLPDVAWTRARQLPAQAQRPTGT; encoded by the coding sequence ATGTCGATTGTCATCCGCGACGTGCGCGAGCACGAGCTCGATTCCGTCCTGGCTTTGAACAACAACGCTGGCCTGGCCATCCTTCCCCTGGATGCTGCCCGGCTGCGCCTGTTCTATGAAACCGCTGAGTATTTCCGCGTCGCCGAGCGCGACGGCAACCTGGCCGGCTTCCTGATCGGCTTCGGCAGCGACAGCCAGCACGACAGCAGCAACTTCGCCTGGTTCAAGCAGCAGCTGGACACCCCGTTCTTCTACATCGACCGCATCGTGGTCGCCAGCCGCCGCCGTGGCGGTGGTGTCGGCCGTGCGTTCTATGCCGACGCGCAGAGCTTTGCCGAGCTGCGCTACCCGCAGATGACCTGCGAAGTCTTCCTCGACCATGGCGCCGATGCCGCCCTGCTCTTCCATGGCAGCTTCGGTTTCCGCGAGCTGGGCCAGAACACCATGCCGCAGGTCGATGTGCGCGCCAGCATGCTGGCCAAGGAACTGTGCAGCTACCCGTGGGTGCAGGAGACCTATGGCGGCAAGCTGCCGGATGTGGCATGGACACGCGCCCGGCAGCTGCCGGCGCAGGCACAGCGGCCGACGGGGACCTGA
- the minC gene encoding septum site-determining protein MinC, with the protein MDTRPAAAGAGTAADGDLSVAVNFDYEQAGELKIGQVGIANLRIRTLDVERLVQEMRERVTRAPKLFGRAAVILDFGGLSQVPDVATAQALVDGLRSAGVLPVALAYGTSAVDLLSQQLGLPLLAKFRAQYERAEAEPAPPPAAEPRRAPRAEPKPAPAAPVAKVADAAAPQPGRMQLGNVRSGQQLYAENCDLTVMATVGAGAEVIADGSIHIYGTLRGRALAGAQGNTAARIFCRDFHAELVAIAGHYKVLDDVPDTLRGKAVQVWLEQDQIKIAALD; encoded by the coding sequence ATGGACACGCGCCCGGCAGCTGCCGGCGCAGGCACAGCGGCCGACGGGGACCTGAGCGTGGCGGTGAATTTCGATTACGAACAGGCCGGTGAACTGAAGATCGGCCAGGTGGGCATCGCCAACCTGCGCATCCGCACCCTTGATGTCGAACGCCTCGTGCAGGAAATGCGCGAGCGCGTGACCCGCGCGCCGAAGCTGTTCGGCCGCGCTGCAGTGATCCTCGACTTCGGTGGCCTGAGCCAGGTGCCGGACGTGGCCACCGCGCAGGCGCTGGTGGATGGCCTGCGCAGCGCCGGCGTGCTGCCGGTGGCGCTGGCCTATGGCACCAGTGCGGTCGACCTGCTCTCGCAGCAGCTCGGCCTGCCGCTGCTGGCCAAGTTCCGCGCCCAGTACGAGCGCGCCGAGGCCGAACCGGCGCCGCCGCCCGCAGCGGAACCCCGCCGCGCGCCCCGCGCCGAACCGAAGCCGGCCCCGGCCGCGCCGGTGGCCAAGGTGGCCGATGCCGCCGCACCGCAGCCGGGCCGCATGCAGCTGGGCAACGTGCGTTCGGGCCAGCAGCTGTATGCGGAAAACTGCGACCTGACCGTGATGGCCACCGTCGGCGCCGGCGCCGAAGTCATCGCCGATGGCAGCATCCATATCTACGGCACCCTGCGCGGCCGTGCGCTGGCAGGGGCCCAGGGCAACACCGCGGCACGCATCTTCTGCCGTGATTTCCATGCGGAACTGGTGGCCATTGCCGGCCACTACAAGGTACTGGACGATGTCCCGGACACCCTGCGCGGCAAGGCCGTGCAGGTGTGGCTGGAACAGGACCAGATCAAGATCGCTGCGCTGGACTGA
- a CDS encoding alpha/beta hydrolase family protein yields the protein MTAQRRALMLSLALLTGPALAAEPQQVANQLLDHLQAGQIADAEAMLTAQMAQAVPADRLGVLWKSLGTLQQRGAAEVSTQQGMHLVVVPLQFASGRVVAQVAVDAQDKVAGLMLRPAPAAKAAPPPADANYGESEFSVPQPRGALPGTLALPNGKGPFPAVVLVHGSGPQDRDETIGGNRPFLDIARGLASQGIVVLRFDKRTFARPQDFQGGTFTVDDETTDDAVAALTALAADPRIDGRRVFVLGHSQGGMLAPRIARHWPQARGAILWAAPARTLLDLLPEQNRYLLGLDGDITASEQAFLEALDRQIAAARGTAPVAASELPLGVPQSFWKSIEAVDARADAQALRTPLLMLHGGRDFQVPDTDWMLWQKALATRNNVQWRTYPALNHIGIAGTGRSSLQEYTQPGHVDATLIDDVATWIKAQR from the coding sequence ATGACCGCGCAACGCAGAGCGCTGATGCTGTCACTGGCCCTGCTCACCGGCCCCGCCCTGGCCGCCGAACCGCAGCAGGTCGCCAACCAGCTGCTGGATCACCTGCAGGCTGGCCAGATTGCCGATGCCGAAGCGATGCTGACCGCGCAGATGGCCCAGGCCGTGCCCGCCGACCGGCTCGGCGTGCTGTGGAAGTCGCTGGGCACCCTGCAGCAGCGAGGTGCCGCCGAAGTGAGCACGCAGCAGGGCATGCACCTGGTGGTGGTGCCGCTGCAGTTCGCCAGCGGCCGGGTCGTCGCGCAGGTGGCAGTGGATGCACAGGACAAGGTGGCCGGCCTGATGCTGCGCCCGGCTCCGGCGGCCAAGGCAGCGCCGCCGCCCGCCGATGCGAACTATGGCGAGAGTGAATTCAGCGTGCCGCAGCCGCGCGGCGCACTACCGGGCACGCTGGCGCTGCCCAACGGCAAGGGTCCGTTCCCGGCGGTGGTCCTTGTGCATGGCTCGGGGCCGCAGGACCGCGATGAGACGATCGGCGGCAACCGCCCGTTCCTGGATATCGCCCGCGGCCTGGCCAGCCAGGGCATCGTCGTGCTGCGCTTCGACAAACGCACCTTCGCCCGCCCGCAGGATTTCCAGGGCGGCACGTTCACCGTTGATGACGAAACCACCGACGATGCCGTGGCCGCGCTGACCGCACTGGCTGCCGACCCGCGCATCGACGGGCGCCGCGTGTTCGTACTCGGCCACAGCCAGGGCGGCATGCTCGCCCCGCGCATTGCCCGGCACTGGCCGCAGGCGCGTGGCGCGATCCTGTGGGCGGCGCCGGCACGCACGCTGCTGGACCTGCTGCCGGAACAGAACCGCTACCTGCTGGGCCTGGACGGTGACATCACTGCGTCGGAGCAGGCCTTCCTGGAGGCGCTCGACAGGCAGATCGCCGCCGCACGGGGCACCGCGCCGGTGGCCGCCAGCGAGCTGCCGCTGGGAGTGCCGCAGTCATTCTGGAAAAGCATCGAAGCCGTTGATGCACGCGCCGATGCACAGGCACTGCGCACGCCGCTGCTGATGCTGCACGGCGGCCGCGACTTCCAGGTGCCGGACACCGACTGGATGCTTTGGCAGAAGGCGCTGGCCACCCGCAACAACGTGCAGTGGCGCACGTATCCGGCCCTGAACCATATCGGCATTGCCGGCACTGGCCGCAGCTCGCTGCAGGAGTACACGCAACCGGGCCATGTCGATGCAACGCTGATCGATGACGTGGCCACGTGGATAAAGGCACAGCGATGA
- the minD gene encoding septum site-determining protein MinD codes for MAEIIVVTSGKGGVGKTTSSASLACGLARRGKKVAVIDFDVGLRNLDLIMGCERRVVYDFVNVVHGEATLKQALIKDKRFDNLYVLAASQTRDKDALTQEGVGKVLKDLAADGFDYIICDSPAGIEKGAFLAMYFADRAVVVVNPEVSSVRDSDRIIGLLDSKTHKAESGQNVPAFLLLTRYTPLRVETGEMLSIADVEEVLGLKAIGVIPESGDVLNASNKGEPVILDVESAAGQAYDDAVARILGEDRPMRFTTVEKKGFFSKLFGG; via the coding sequence TTGGCTGAAATCATCGTAGTCACCTCCGGCAAGGGCGGCGTGGGCAAGACCACTTCCAGCGCGAGCCTGGCCTGTGGCCTGGCGCGGCGCGGCAAGAAGGTGGCGGTGATCGACTTCGACGTCGGCCTGCGCAACCTCGACCTGATCATGGGCTGCGAACGCCGCGTGGTGTACGACTTCGTCAACGTCGTGCACGGCGAAGCCACCCTCAAGCAGGCACTGATCAAGGACAAGCGCTTTGACAACCTGTACGTGCTGGCCGCCTCGCAGACCCGCGACAAGGATGCACTGACCCAGGAAGGCGTAGGCAAGGTGCTGAAGGACCTGGCCGCCGACGGCTTCGACTACATCATCTGCGACTCGCCGGCCGGTATCGAGAAGGGTGCCTTCCTGGCGATGTACTTCGCCGACCGTGCGGTGGTGGTGGTGAACCCGGAAGTGTCCTCGGTGCGCGACTCCGACCGCATCATCGGCCTGCTGGACTCGAAGACCCACAAGGCCGAATCCGGCCAGAACGTGCCCGCCTTCCTGCTGCTGACCCGCTACACCCCGCTGCGCGTGGAAACCGGTGAGATGCTGAGCATCGCCGACGTCGAGGAAGTGCTGGGCCTGAAGGCCATCGGCGTGATCCCCGAGTCGGGCGACGTGCTCAACGCGTCCAACAAGGGCGAACCGGTGATCCTGGATGTCGAATCCGCTGCCGGCCAGGCCTATGACGACGCCGTCGCGCGCATCCTCGGCGAAGATCGCCCGATGCGCTTCACCACCGTCGAGAAGAAGGGCTTCTTCAGCAAGCTGTTCGGAGGGTAA
- a CDS encoding sensor histidine kinase: MLGALSHTRVLRLAGLFTWVMVGLPLAYSQFENLHSRNDMGGWAILLFVAYLSFGTAYYWLTRILRSDSHTSWLDRGLLLLLTVSALGVSFLSGSGLGSILMMVAAGVIPWMLSVRLGVLWLLVSQLAVAPVYYMLLRFPLFEAVMQSLLYGGFSMFIFVTSLVARQQTEARDEQRRLNSELRATRALLAESARVNERTRISRELHDLLGHQLTALTLNLEVAGHLAEGQALEHVKRSHALAKLLLGNVREVVSQLRETGAIDLAAALRPLTENVPSLDIQLEIDDPLNVEDPQRAHVLLRCTQEIITNAVRHAGARHLWIKVYREAPDRVVVEARDDGVGADMVNVGNGLRGMRERLQQCGGQLQIETRPGEGFRVRATVPATVLVAALTKVPEGVR; the protein is encoded by the coding sequence ATGTTGGGAGCCCTCAGCCATACCCGCGTCCTCCGCCTGGCCGGCCTGTTCACCTGGGTCATGGTCGGCCTGCCGCTGGCCTATTCGCAGTTCGAGAACCTGCACAGCCGCAACGACATGGGCGGCTGGGCGATCCTGCTGTTCGTGGCCTACCTGTCCTTCGGCACGGCGTACTACTGGTTGACCCGCATCCTGCGCAGCGACAGCCACACCAGCTGGCTGGACCGTGGCCTGCTGTTGCTGCTGACGGTCTCGGCACTGGGGGTCAGCTTCCTCAGCGGTTCGGGCCTGGGCAGCATCCTGATGATGGTCGCCGCCGGCGTCATTCCGTGGATGCTGTCGGTGCGGCTGGGCGTGCTGTGGCTGCTGGTCAGCCAGCTGGCCGTCGCGCCGGTGTACTACATGCTGCTGCGCTTCCCGTTGTTCGAGGCGGTGATGCAGTCGCTGCTGTATGGCGGCTTTTCCATGTTCATCTTCGTGACCAGCCTGGTCGCCCGGCAGCAGACCGAGGCCCGTGACGAGCAGCGCCGGTTGAACTCCGAACTGCGCGCGACCCGGGCCCTGCTGGCCGAGAGTGCGCGCGTCAACGAGCGCACCCGCATCTCGCGCGAGCTGCACGACCTGCTCGGCCATCAGCTGACCGCGCTGACCCTGAACCTGGAAGTGGCCGGACACCTGGCCGAGGGCCAGGCGCTGGAGCACGTGAAGCGCTCGCACGCACTGGCCAAGCTGCTGCTGGGCAACGTGCGCGAGGTGGTCAGCCAGCTGCGCGAGACCGGTGCCATCGATCTGGCCGCGGCGCTGCGTCCGCTCACCGAGAACGTGCCTTCGCTGGACATCCAGCTGGAGATCGACGACCCGCTGAACGTGGAAGACCCGCAGCGGGCGCACGTGCTGCTGCGCTGCACCCAGGAGATCATCACCAACGCGGTGCGCCACGCCGGCGCCCGCCATCTGTGGATCAAGGTGTACCGTGAAGCCCCCGACCGGGTGGTGGTGGAGGCCCGCGACGACGGTGTCGGCGCGGATATGGTCAATGTGGGCAACGGCTTGCGCGGGATGCGCGAGCGCCTGCAACAATGTGGTGGCCAGCTGCAGATCGAGACCCGTCCCGGCGAAGGCTTCCGGGTACGCGCGACGGTTCCGGCAACGGTGCTGGTGGCGGCCCTTACCAAGGTTCCTGAAGGAGTGCGTTGA